In Thermus antranikianii DSM 12462, one DNA window encodes the following:
- a CDS encoding ABC transporter ATP-binding protein, producing MRLLVQNVHKRFGKLEALKGVSLELGAGEILGLLGPNGAGKTTLIKVVLGLLLPDAGEVVLEEGGARRRPQGHEFGVLLEGSRNLYVNLSLLVNALYFGGIRGLPPREVRPRFEAWLERFGLRDRLHAPLASLSRGMQQKAALALALALKPRFLLLDEPTLGLDPVSRREFEGILLELKKEGWGILLTSHDLEVVERVSDRVAFLHRGEVRRQGPTRALLRDWAGEGYRVRLAEPKAEALLKALGPGWSAEGPEVLFFLGPWEALREVLGTLPVEVLEVSRGTPSLEALFLHLFGEARPSPSA from the coding sequence ATGCGGCTTTTGGTGCAGAACGTCCACAAGCGCTTCGGCAAGCTGGAGGCCCTCAAGGGGGTGAGCCTGGAGCTTGGGGCCGGGGAGATCCTGGGCCTTTTGGGCCCCAACGGGGCGGGCAAGACCACCCTCATCAAGGTCGTCCTCGGCCTCCTCCTGCCCGACGCGGGAGAGGTGGTCCTGGAGGAGGGCGGGGCGCGGCGCAGGCCCCAGGGCCACGAGTTCGGCGTCCTCCTGGAGGGAAGCCGCAACCTCTACGTCAACCTGAGCCTCCTGGTGAACGCCCTCTACTTCGGGGGCATCCGGGGGCTTCCCCCCAGGGAGGTCCGCCCCCGGTTTGAGGCCTGGCTGGAGCGCTTCGGCCTAAGGGACCGCCTCCACGCCCCCCTCGCCTCCCTCTCCCGGGGCATGCAGCAGAAGGCGGCCTTGGCCCTCGCCCTCGCCCTCAAGCCCCGCTTCCTCCTTCTGGACGAGCCCACCCTGGGCCTGGACCCCGTGAGCCGGAGGGAGTTTGAGGGGATCCTCCTGGAGCTTAAGAAGGAGGGCTGGGGCATCCTCCTCACCTCCCACGACCTGGAGGTGGTGGAGCGGGTGAGCGACCGCGTGGCCTTCCTCCACCGGGGGGAGGTGCGGCGGCAGGGCCCCACCCGGGCCCTCCTCCGGGACTGGGCCGGGGAGGGGTACCGGGTGCGCCTCGCCGAGCCCAAGGCGGAGGCCCTCCTCAAGGCCCTGGGCCCCGGCTGGAGTGCGGAAGGCCCCGAGGTCCTCTTCTTCCTGGGGCCGTGGGAGGCGCTGCGGGAGGTCTTGGGAACCCTCCCCGTGGAAGTGTTGGAGGTCTCCCGGGGGACGCCGAGCCTCGAGGCCCTCTTCCTCCACCTCTTCGGGGAGGCCCGCCCTTCCCCCAGCGCATAA
- a CDS encoding radical SAM/SPASM domain-containing protein: MLQLLVVNLHEPAQAPARGGAAYKPSRFNHFHTLLTGEKLAFNSLSGGLAVLDSEGWARYTALVKGEPLDPKNPVDQGLVEGRFVVPENFDELAYLKTLHLRQRYTTEAWSLTICPTIDCNFGCDYCFQRHRVSRMTEAVQAKLLEVFAQKAPRLSKFFVTWFGGEPTLAWDVVQRLSQGFLEVAERNRVEYSASLITNGYLLDEGKVADMVRYRIHLVQITLDGDAPYHDQRRHLLTGEGSFERILANLRLFLGKPVFVHIRVNVDVRNREGVPALLKRLAEEGLAHQENLRVYFAPVTSTAPPSHGVKGFCFTRKDFARIEPEYFTLAESLGLATLPYPSLQLGGCVAAHPEGFVVEPDGTLQKCWDTVGQPEFAVGNLLEYDPLQLAENPVYQRWMSWDPFSEELACSRCTWLPACMGGCPLKVVFPEAMPEGKVELECTTFKWNWKRTFTLLAERAGEAEPAPRPCTG; encoded by the coding sequence ATGTTGCAGCTACTCGTGGTGAACCTCCATGAACCCGCCCAGGCACCAGCCCGGGGAGGGGCAGCCTATAAGCCGAGCCGCTTCAACCACTTCCACACCCTGCTCACGGGCGAGAAGCTCGCCTTCAACTCCCTCTCCGGTGGCCTGGCCGTCTTGGATTCAGAAGGATGGGCGCGCTACACGGCCCTGGTCAAGGGGGAGCCCTTGGACCCCAAGAACCCTGTAGACCAGGGGCTCGTGGAAGGCCGCTTCGTCGTTCCCGAGAACTTTGACGAGCTGGCCTACCTTAAGACCCTCCACCTGCGGCAGCGCTACACCACGGAGGCCTGGAGCCTAACGATCTGTCCCACCATAGACTGCAACTTCGGCTGCGACTACTGCTTCCAGCGGCACCGGGTGAGCCGCATGACCGAAGCGGTTCAGGCCAAGCTCCTGGAGGTCTTCGCTCAAAAAGCCCCCCGCCTCAGCAAGTTCTTCGTCACCTGGTTTGGCGGTGAGCCCACCCTGGCCTGGGATGTCGTCCAGAGGCTATCCCAGGGGTTCTTGGAGGTAGCCGAGAGGAACCGCGTGGAGTACAGCGCGAGCCTCATCACGAACGGCTACCTCCTGGACGAAGGGAAGGTGGCGGACATGGTCCGTTACCGCATTCACCTGGTCCAGATCACCCTGGACGGGGACGCTCCCTACCACGACCAGCGCCGCCACCTCCTTACCGGGGAAGGGAGCTTTGAGCGCATCCTGGCCAACCTGCGCCTCTTCCTCGGGAAACCCGTCTTCGTCCACATCCGGGTCAACGTGGACGTCCGGAACCGCGAGGGCGTGCCCGCCCTCTTGAAGCGTCTGGCCGAGGAAGGGCTGGCCCACCAGGAGAACCTGCGGGTCTACTTTGCCCCCGTAACCTCCACCGCCCCGCCCAGCCACGGGGTCAAGGGGTTCTGCTTTACCCGCAAGGACTTCGCCCGGATTGAGCCGGAGTACTTCACCCTTGCGGAAAGCCTAGGCCTGGCCACCCTTCCCTACCCCTCCCTTCAGCTTGGAGGGTGCGTGGCCGCCCATCCGGAGGGCTTCGTGGTGGAGCCCGACGGCACCCTGCAGAAGTGCTGGGACACGGTGGGGCAGCCCGAGTTCGCCGTGGGCAACCTCCTGGAATACGATCCCCTGCAACTTGCGGAGAACCCCGTTTACCAGCGCTGGATGTCCTGGGACCCCTTCTCCGAAGAGCTCGCCTGCTCCCGTTGCACCTGGCTTCCTGCGTGCATGGGGGGGTGCCCCTTGAAGGTGGTCTTCCCCGAGGCCATGCCTGAGGGGAAGGTGGAGCTGGAGTGCACCACCTTCAAGTGGAACTGGAAGCGTACCTTTACTTTGCTAGCCGAACGTGCAGGCGAGGCGGAGCCGGCACCTCGGCCCTGCACGGGCTAG
- the gap gene encoding type I glyceraldehyde-3-phosphate dehydrogenase, translating to MKVGINGFGRIGRQVFRILHGRGVEIALINDLTDNRTLAHLLKYDSIYRRFPGEVGYDDENIYVDGKAIRATAIKDPKELPWGSLGVDVVVESTGVFTDADKAKAHLEAGAKKVIITAPAKGEDITIVMGVNHEQYDPARHHIISNASCTTNSLAPVMKVLEEAFGVEKALMTTVHSYTNDQRVLDLPHKDLRRARAAAINIIPTTTGAAKATALVLPSLKGRFDGTALRVPTATGSISDITALLKREVTAEEVNAALKAAAEGPLKGILAYTEDEIVLQDIVMDPHSSIVDGKLTKALGNLVKVFAWYDNEWGYANRVADLVELVLKKGV from the coding sequence ATGAAGGTAGGCATCAACGGATTCGGCAGAATCGGCCGTCAGGTGTTTCGGATCCTCCACGGGCGGGGGGTGGAAATAGCCCTCATCAACGACCTTACCGACAACCGAACCCTGGCCCACCTGCTCAAGTACGATTCCATCTACCGCCGCTTCCCCGGCGAGGTGGGGTACGATGACGAGAACATTTACGTGGACGGCAAGGCCATCCGGGCCACCGCCATCAAGGATCCCAAGGAGCTTCCCTGGGGAAGCCTGGGCGTGGATGTGGTCGTCGAGTCCACGGGGGTGTTCACCGATGCTGACAAGGCCAAGGCCCACCTCGAGGCGGGAGCCAAGAAGGTCATCATCACCGCCCCGGCCAAAGGGGAGGACATCACCATCGTCATGGGGGTGAACCACGAGCAGTACGACCCGGCCAGGCACCACATCATTTCCAACGCCTCCTGCACCACCAACTCCCTGGCCCCGGTGATGAAGGTCTTGGAGGAGGCCTTTGGCGTGGAAAAGGCCCTCATGACCACCGTCCACTCCTACACGAACGACCAGCGGGTCCTGGACCTGCCCCACAAGGACCTGCGCCGGGCGCGGGCGGCGGCCATCAACATCATCCCCACCACCACCGGGGCCGCTAAGGCCACGGCCTTGGTGCTTCCTTCCCTGAAGGGCCGTTTCGACGGGACTGCTTTGCGGGTGCCCACGGCCACGGGGAGCATCTCCGACATCACCGCCCTTCTCAAGCGGGAGGTGACCGCAGAGGAGGTGAACGCCGCCCTCAAGGCGGCGGCCGAGGGGCCCTTGAAGGGCATCCTGGCCTATACCGAGGATGAGATCGTCCTTCAGGATATCGTGATGGATCCCCACTCCTCCATCGTGGACGGCAAGCTCACCAAGGCCCTGGGCAACCTGGTAAAGGTCTTTGCCTGGTACGACAACGAGTGGGGCTACGCCAACCGGGTGGCGGATCTGGTGGAGTTGGTGCTGAAGAAGGGGGTTTAG
- the pdhA gene encoding pyruvate dehydrogenase (acetyl-transferring) E1 component subunit alpha, whose translation MKPKVVQYLDRGELPLKEGEALALYRAMRRARFFDEKALILQRQGRLGVYAPFMGQEAAQVGVALALGERDWVVPSYRESALLLARGLPIHVLILYWRAHPAGWRFPEEVRAVNPYIPIATQIPQAVGLALAGRYRGEDWVVATSIGDGGTSEGDFHEGLNFAAVFDAPVLFLVQNNGYAISVPRSRQMRVDFIARRAEGYGIPGVVVDGNDAVAVYLEARKAVERARKGEGPTLLEALTYRLAPHTTSDDPSRYRTREEEEAWRAKDPILRLRKALEAAGLWDGDAEEALLRELEEEFARELALADQAPEPSPEMIVEHVYKEMGPDQKRAWEALRQGKHVEELW comes from the coding sequence GTGAAACCCAAGGTGGTCCAGTACCTGGATAGAGGAGAGCTTCCCCTTAAGGAAGGGGAAGCCCTTGCCCTTTACCGGGCCATGCGCCGGGCCCGGTTTTTCGACGAGAAGGCCTTGATCCTCCAGCGCCAGGGGCGGCTTGGGGTCTATGCCCCCTTTATGGGCCAGGAGGCGGCCCAGGTGGGGGTGGCCCTGGCCTTGGGGGAGAGGGACTGGGTGGTGCCCAGCTACCGGGAGTCTGCCCTGCTCCTGGCCCGGGGGCTTCCCATCCACGTCCTGATCCTTTACTGGCGGGCCCACCCCGCGGGCTGGCGCTTTCCCGAGGAGGTACGGGCGGTGAATCCCTATATCCCCATCGCCACCCAGATTCCCCAGGCGGTGGGTCTGGCCCTGGCGGGCCGGTACCGGGGGGAGGACTGGGTGGTGGCCACCTCCATCGGGGATGGCGGGACCAGCGAAGGGGATTTCCACGAGGGGCTTAACTTTGCCGCGGTTTTTGATGCTCCGGTCCTCTTCCTGGTGCAGAACAACGGCTACGCCATCAGCGTGCCCCGAAGCCGGCAGATGCGGGTGGACTTCATCGCCAGGAGGGCGGAGGGGTATGGGATTCCCGGGGTGGTGGTGGACGGCAACGACGCCGTGGCCGTTTACCTGGAGGCCAGGAAGGCGGTGGAACGGGCACGAAAGGGGGAGGGCCCCACCCTCCTCGAGGCCCTCACCTACCGCCTGGCTCCCCACACCACCTCCGACGACCCGAGCCGCTACCGCACCCGGGAGGAGGAGGAAGCTTGGCGGGCTAAGGATCCCATCCTGCGCCTCCGCAAGGCCCTGGAGGCGGCGGGGCTTTGGGATGGGGATGCGGAGGAGGCTCTTTTGAGGGAGCTGGAGGAGGAGTTTGCTCGGGAGCTGGCCTTGGCCGACCAGGCTCCCGAGCCCAGCCCTGAGATGATCGTGGAGCACGTCTACAAGGAAATGGGTCCTGACCAGAAACGGGCTTGGGAGGCTTTGAGGCAAGGGAAGCACGTGGAGGAGCTATGGTAG
- a CDS encoding pyridoxal phosphate-dependent aminotransferase has protein sequence MRLHPRTQAARESIFPKMSQLAARLQAVNLGQGFPSNPPPAFLLEAVRKALGRYDQYAPPAGLPLLREALAEEFGVEPENVVVTSGATEAIHVLLQSLVGPGDEVVVLEPFFDVYLPDAFLAGAEARLVRLELGEKGFRLDLFALEKAITPRTRLLLVNAPMNPTGLVFREEELRALATLARRHDLFLVSDEVYDELYFGQRPRRLREFAPERTFTVGSAGKRLEATGYRVGWIVGPKEFMPALAGMRQWTSFSAPSPLQAGVAEALRLARKEGFYEALREGYRKRRDLLLSGLRSMGLKAYEPEGTYFLMAELPGFDAFQLVEAARVALIPASAFYREDPPPGLFRFAFCKSEEEIFLALDRLAAVVNSPA, from the coding sequence ATGCGCCTGCACCCCCGCACCCAGGCTGCCCGGGAGAGCATCTTTCCCAAGATGAGCCAGCTGGCGGCAAGGCTCCAGGCGGTGAACCTGGGCCAGGGTTTTCCCTCCAACCCACCGCCTGCCTTCCTCCTCGAGGCGGTGCGCAAAGCCTTGGGGCGCTACGACCAGTACGCTCCCCCGGCGGGGCTTCCCCTGCTCAGGGAGGCCCTGGCGGAAGAGTTCGGGGTGGAGCCCGAGAACGTGGTGGTCACCTCCGGGGCCACGGAGGCCATCCATGTTCTCCTGCAGAGCCTGGTGGGTCCCGGGGACGAGGTGGTGGTCCTGGAGCCTTTCTTCGACGTGTACCTGCCCGATGCCTTCCTGGCCGGGGCCGAGGCCAGGCTGGTGCGGCTTGAACTTGGGGAAAAGGGCTTCCGTCTGGACCTCTTTGCCTTGGAGAAAGCCATCACCCCCCGCACCCGCCTACTTCTGGTCAACGCCCCCATGAACCCCACGGGCTTGGTCTTCCGCGAGGAGGAGCTAAGGGCCCTGGCAACCTTGGCCCGAAGGCACGACCTCTTCCTGGTTTCCGACGAGGTGTACGACGAGCTTTACTTCGGGCAGAGGCCAAGACGCCTGAGGGAGTTCGCTCCCGAGCGCACCTTTACCGTGGGAAGTGCTGGGAAGCGCCTCGAGGCCACGGGTTACCGGGTGGGCTGGATCGTGGGGCCCAAGGAGTTCATGCCCGCCCTGGCGGGGATGCGCCAGTGGACCAGCTTCTCCGCTCCAAGCCCCCTGCAGGCGGGGGTGGCGGAGGCCTTGAGGCTGGCCCGGAAAGAGGGGTTTTACGAGGCCCTGCGGGAAGGCTACCGGAAGAGGCGGGACCTGCTCCTTTCCGGGCTCAGGTCCATGGGCCTTAAGGCTTACGAGCCTGAGGGTACCTACTTCCTCATGGCCGAGCTTCCCGGCTTTGATGCCTTCCAGCTGGTGGAAGCGGCCAGGGTGGCCTTGATTCCCGCCAGCGCCTTCTACCGGGAAGACCCTCCTCCTGGGCTTTTCCGCTTTGCCTTTTGCAAAAGCGAGGAGGAGATCTTCCTGGCCTTGGACCGCCTGGCCGCCGTGGTAAACTCCCCTGCGTGA
- a CDS encoding ABC transporter: MLWPLWSEFLLSWARTRRYWFNTLANLGGSLLYFYAILLGFSRLTPEEARFLDPGPLLLVFTAFNLTLFTFQSIAYTVQGEAQLGTLEHMALARGGLLRQLLLRALVQSLFGVLWSLLVLLPLALAFGVTLGPLARWPLGFLPLFLAALGFGLLMGATALYFKQVDEFFTIVQFLFLPYFFYLVRFEPWMAHLPFAPGVHLLRLSLSGAEAPWGLLGLALFQGLLLFALGLWAMAYMYRLVRRRGILGRF, encoded by the coding sequence ATGCTCTGGCCGCTTTGGAGCGAGTTCCTGCTCTCTTGGGCCCGAACCCGGCGTTACTGGTTCAACACGCTGGCAAACCTGGGGGGGAGCCTCCTCTACTTCTACGCAATCCTTTTGGGCTTTAGCCGGCTTACCCCCGAGGAGGCCCGCTTCTTGGACCCAGGCCCCCTGCTTCTGGTCTTCACGGCCTTCAACCTCACCTTGTTCACCTTCCAGTCCATCGCCTACACGGTCCAGGGCGAGGCGCAACTGGGGACCCTGGAACACATGGCCCTGGCCCGGGGAGGCCTCCTGCGCCAGCTCCTCCTCCGGGCCCTGGTGCAAAGCCTATTCGGAGTTCTCTGGAGCCTTTTGGTCCTCCTACCCTTGGCCTTGGCCTTCGGCGTGACCCTAGGCCCCCTGGCCCGCTGGCCTTTGGGGTTCTTGCCCCTTTTCCTGGCCGCCTTGGGCTTCGGCCTCCTCATGGGGGCCACTGCCTTGTACTTCAAGCAGGTGGACGAGTTTTTCACCATCGTCCAGTTCCTCTTCCTGCCCTACTTCTTCTACCTGGTCCGGTTTGAGCCCTGGATGGCCCACCTGCCCTTCGCCCCCGGGGTGCACCTCCTGCGGCTTAGCCTCTCAGGGGCGGAGGCGCCTTGGGGCCTGTTGGGCCTGGCCCTCTTTCAAGGGCTCCTCCTCTTCGCCCTGGGGCTTTGGGCCATGGCCTACATGTACCGCCTGGTGCGCAGGCGGGGTATATTGGGGAGGTTCTAG
- a CDS encoding phosphoglycerate kinase, whose protein sequence is MRTLKDLEPRGKRILVRVDYNVPIKDGVVQDDTRIQESLPTLRHLLDAGASLVLLSHLGRPKGVDPKYSLAPVAEALGQYLSGVRFVPHSPGSDQAHQAVQALAPGEVALLENVRFEPGEEKNDPDLAARYARLGEAFVLDAFGSAHRAHASVVGVARLLPSFAGLLMEKEVKALSRLLRDPEKPYAVVIGGAKVSDKIGVIENLLPRIDHLLIGGAMAFTFVKALGGEVGKSLVEEDRLDLAKDLLRRAESLGVRVHLPVDVVAAERIEAGVETRTFPADAIPVPYMGLDIGPKTQEAFAEALKGARTVFWNGPMGVFEVPPFDKGTLAVGRAVAALEGAFTVVGGGDSVAAVNRLGLKDRFSHVSTGGGASLEYLEKGTLPGIEVLE, encoded by the coding sequence ATGCGCACCCTTAAGGACTTGGAGCCCCGGGGGAAGCGCATCCTGGTGCGGGTGGACTATAACGTTCCCATCAAGGACGGCGTGGTGCAGGACGATACCCGCATCCAGGAAAGCCTTCCCACCCTGCGCCACCTCCTCGATGCAGGGGCTTCCCTGGTCCTCCTCTCCCACCTGGGGCGGCCCAAAGGGGTGGACCCCAAGTACTCCCTGGCCCCGGTGGCGGAGGCCTTGGGCCAGTACCTTTCCGGCGTCCGCTTCGTGCCCCATAGCCCTGGTTCCGACCAGGCGCACCAGGCGGTACAGGCCCTGGCCCCGGGGGAGGTGGCCCTCCTGGAAAACGTGCGCTTTGAGCCAGGGGAGGAGAAGAACGACCCCGATCTTGCCGCCCGTTACGCCCGGCTGGGGGAGGCCTTTGTCCTGGATGCCTTTGGCAGTGCCCACCGGGCCCACGCCAGCGTGGTGGGGGTGGCGAGGCTTCTCCCTTCCTTTGCCGGGCTCCTCATGGAAAAGGAAGTGAAGGCCCTTTCCCGGCTCCTCCGGGATCCGGAGAAGCCCTATGCGGTGGTCATCGGGGGGGCCAAGGTTTCCGACAAGATCGGGGTCATAGAAAACCTCCTGCCCCGCATAGACCACCTTCTTATCGGCGGTGCCATGGCCTTCACCTTCGTCAAGGCCCTTGGGGGCGAGGTGGGGAAGAGCCTGGTGGAGGAGGACCGCTTGGATCTGGCCAAGGACCTGCTTCGGCGGGCGGAATCCTTGGGAGTAAGGGTGCACCTGCCCGTGGATGTGGTGGCGGCCGAGCGGATCGAGGCTGGGGTGGAGACCCGTACCTTCCCTGCGGACGCCATTCCTGTGCCCTATATGGGCTTGGACATCGGGCCCAAGACCCAGGAGGCCTTCGCCGAGGCCTTAAAAGGGGCCAGAACGGTCTTCTGGAACGGGCCCATGGGGGTCTTTGAGGTACCGCCCTTCGACAAGGGTACCCTGGCGGTGGGCCGGGCGGTGGCGGCCTTGGAGGGAGCCTTCACCGTGGTGGGAGGGGGTGACTCCGTGGCGGCGGTGAACCGCCTGGGCCTTAAGGACCGGTTTAGCCACGTGTCCACCGGGGGTGGGGCGAGCCTCGAGTACCTGGAGAAGGGCACCCTCCCGGGGATTGAGGTCCTGGAGTAG
- a CDS encoding CopG family transcriptional regulator, producing the protein MEKTTLYLPPELHRALKEAARREGKSQAELIREALAAYLTQRQRPAFRSLGVGEDEELSGRASEGWLERVWSER; encoded by the coding sequence ATGGAGAAGACGACCCTCTACCTCCCCCCTGAGCTTCACCGCGCCCTAAAGGAGGCCGCGCGGCGGGAGGGCAAAAGCCAGGCAGAGCTCATCCGGGAGGCCTTGGCCGCTTACCTTACCCAGCGCCAAAGACCCGCCTTTCGTTCCCTAGGCGTGGGCGAGGACGAGGAGCTCTCCGGGCGCGCCTCCGAGGGGTGGCTGGAAAGGGTCTGGTCCGAGCGATGA
- the tpiA gene encoding triose-phosphate isomerase: MRRVLVAGNWKMHKVPSEARVWFTELKRLLPPLESEVAVLPAFPMLPVAREVLSGTQVAYGAQDVSPHREGAFTGEVSARMLSDLGCRYTIVGHSERRRYHHETDALVAEKAKRLLEEGITPILCVGEPLEVRERGEAVPYTLAQLRGSLEGLNPPGPEALVIAYEPVWAIGTGRNATPQDAEAMHQAIRQALAERYGPGFAQRVRILYGGSVNPKNFADLLSMPNVDGGLVGGASLELESFLALLRIAG; encoded by the coding sequence ATGCGCAGGGTCTTGGTGGCGGGAAACTGGAAGATGCACAAAGTGCCCTCGGAGGCCCGGGTTTGGTTTACCGAGCTCAAGAGGCTTCTGCCTCCTTTAGAGTCCGAGGTGGCGGTGCTGCCTGCTTTTCCCATGCTTCCCGTGGCCAGGGAGGTGCTTTCCGGTACCCAGGTGGCCTACGGGGCCCAGGATGTCTCCCCTCACCGGGAAGGCGCCTTTACGGGGGAGGTTTCTGCCCGGATGCTTTCCGATCTGGGGTGCCGCTATACCATCGTGGGGCACTCGGAGAGGCGGCGCTACCACCACGAGACGGATGCCCTGGTGGCGGAGAAGGCGAAAAGGCTTTTGGAGGAGGGGATTACCCCCATCCTTTGCGTGGGGGAACCTTTGGAGGTGAGGGAAAGGGGAGAGGCGGTGCCCTATACCCTGGCCCAGCTAAGGGGAAGCCTCGAGGGCCTCAACCCTCCGGGTCCTGAGGCTTTGGTGATCGCCTACGAGCCGGTCTGGGCCATCGGCACCGGACGGAACGCCACGCCACAGGACGCCGAGGCCATGCACCAGGCCATCCGGCAGGCCCTGGCGGAGCGGTACGGCCCGGGGTTTGCCCAGCGGGTGCGCATCCTCTATGGGGGGAGCGTGAACCCCAAGAACTTCGCCGACCTCCTCTCCATGCCCAACGTGGACGGGGGGCTCGTGGGCGGGGCGAGCCTGGAGCTTGAAAGCTTCCTCGCCCTCCTCCGGATCGCGGGTTAG
- a CDS encoding MFS transporter, giving the protein MAPLLALEAFRLFGAGFFYFAHAALTALGALSPLEASLALAFRLLAEPLFALYGGHLADRWPRGRLLLLAALGQGGLTLALLPLLSAPSPLPLYLLGFLFAFLEALRMVAAGALLADLLPKEALARARGQLGAFYAAADALSDLAAGLLFTRSRPWTVGLGSGLLFLAAGLYRALPLPPRSSVRPEGGSLLGLRFLWESPSLRPLLLQEALLGLAYAFFAGLLPFVVLRSLGEVSWILGLLGAVQSLGGALGGLLVGAVLGRLGEGGTVP; this is encoded by the coding sequence GTGGCCCCGCTCCTTGCTCTGGAAGCCTTCCGCCTCTTCGGGGCGGGGTTCTTCTACTTCGCCCACGCCGCCCTCACCGCTCTTGGGGCCTTGAGCCCCCTAGAGGCCAGCCTAGCCCTGGCCTTCCGCCTCCTGGCCGAGCCCCTCTTCGCCCTCTACGGGGGGCATCTGGCCGACCGGTGGCCTAGGGGAAGGCTCCTCCTCCTGGCCGCCTTGGGCCAGGGAGGGCTCACCCTGGCCCTCCTCCCCCTCCTCAGCGCCCCCTCTCCCCTCCCCCTCTACCTCTTGGGCTTCCTCTTCGCCTTCCTGGAGGCCCTGCGGATGGTGGCCGCCGGGGCCCTCCTCGCCGACCTCCTCCCCAAGGAGGCCCTGGCTCGGGCCCGGGGGCAGCTGGGGGCCTTCTATGCCGCTGCCGACGCCCTTTCCGATCTGGCCGCAGGTCTCCTCTTCACCCGAAGCCGCCCCTGGACCGTCGGCCTGGGAAGCGGGCTCCTCTTCCTCGCGGCCGGGCTCTACCGCGCCCTTCCCCTGCCCCCAAGATCCTCGGTGAGACCAGAGGGGGGAAGCCTCTTGGGCTTGCGCTTCCTTTGGGAAAGCCCCTCCCTCCGTCCTCTCCTGCTCCAGGAGGCCCTCCTGGGCCTGGCCTACGCCTTCTTCGCCGGCCTCCTGCCCTTTGTGGTTCTGCGGAGCCTGGGGGAGGTCTCCTGGATCCTGGGCCTCCTGGGCGCAGTCCAGAGCCTCGGGGGGGCCTTGGGAGGGCTCTTGGTAGGGGCGGTCCTGGGGCGGTTAGGAGAAGGAGGTACCGTACCCTGA
- a CDS encoding biotin transporter BioY has translation MKTEVLPYPPLVKTLWPHRTLARDLALILAGSLLVALAARISIPLPFTPVPITGQTLAILLVGAALGSRLGFLSLLAYLAEGAMGLPVFAGGTGGLAKILGPTGGFLLAFPLAAGLVGLLVERFGLDRSFLGTLLAMLAGNALLYLVGLPWLAAWLMGAGKFAGTGALLAMGLFPFIPGDLVKAVVAALVLPSAWKVLGRR, from the coding sequence ATGAAAACCGAGGTTCTCCCTTATCCACCCCTGGTTAAAACCCTCTGGCCCCACCGCACCCTGGCCCGGGACCTGGCCCTGATCCTGGCGGGTAGCCTCCTGGTGGCCCTGGCCGCCAGGATCAGCATTCCCCTGCCCTTCACCCCCGTGCCCATCACCGGCCAAACCTTGGCGATCCTCCTGGTGGGAGCAGCGTTGGGAAGCCGCCTTGGCTTCCTGTCCCTCTTGGCCTACCTGGCGGAAGGAGCCATGGGCTTACCCGTCTTCGCCGGGGGTACAGGGGGCTTGGCCAAGATCCTTGGCCCCACCGGGGGCTTCCTTCTGGCCTTCCCCTTGGCCGCAGGCTTGGTGGGGCTACTGGTGGAGCGGTTCGGCCTGGACCGGAGCTTCCTGGGAACCCTTTTGGCCATGCTGGCAGGCAACGCCCTGCTCTACCTGGTAGGGCTTCCCTGGCTTGCCGCCTGGCTCATGGGGGCAGGAAAGTTCGCGGGCACCGGCGCCCTTTTGGCCATGGGGCTTTTCCCCTTCATCCCCGGGGACCTGGTGAAGGCGGTGGTGGCGGCCTTGGTCCTGCCCTCTGCCTGGAAGGTCCTGGGAAGGCGCTAG
- a CDS encoding type II toxin-antitoxin system VapC family toxin — protein sequence MITLDTSALFALLNRKDPDHGRVKALLLSDPGPYLVPMGILAEIAYLAERRLGLGALEAFLQDLEAGAFSLECGEEDLPRVRALVARYRDLPLGFADAAVVAVAERNGGLVLSLDRHLHVVAQEGTIRVLP from the coding sequence ATGATCACTCTGGACACCTCCGCCCTCTTCGCCCTCCTGAACCGGAAGGACCCGGACCACGGCCGCGTTAAGGCGCTCCTTCTTTCTGATCCAGGTCCCTACCTGGTGCCCATGGGCATCCTCGCCGAGATCGCCTACCTCGCGGAAAGGCGCCTGGGCCTTGGGGCCCTCGAGGCCTTCCTCCAAGACCTCGAGGCCGGGGCTTTCTCCCTGGAATGCGGGGAAGAAGACCTGCCCCGGGTCAGGGCGCTCGTGGCCCGGTACCGGGACCTGCCCTTGGGCTTTGCCGACGCCGCGGTCGTCGCCGTAGCCGAGCGGAACGGGGGCCTGGTCCTAAGCTTGGACCGGCACCTTCACGTGGTGGCGCAGGAGGGGACCATCCGGGTACTCCCCTAA